Genomic window (Daucus carota subsp. sativus chromosome 5, DH1 v3.0, whole genome shotgun sequence):
TCCAAAAGAGTGAAAATGATTTGTACTTTCTTCAGGCCTAATCTCCCCTCATACGTTAATCCAATAAATCTGTGTTTAATAGTTAACCGATAACCGACATATTCAGTCTTTGTGGGTGTTTATGTCCTGTTCAAAAATGAAACACgttttagtatattttttacaataaaaaatgTTTGATACCTCCTCAAATGCTAATATGAACCACAGCGTCTACCATGTTGACTTGAAAATTAGACTTTGTCACACAAAGGTAAAAATGCAGTGTATTTGTATGACAGATTTTTTGGGAACCAAATTGCAGAGTTTTTACTTGAATTGCCTATCCCGGAAACCATAAAATCACTGCTTTCTAACTCATGAGAAAATAGTCTTTattatgaaactaaattttGAAACACTTTGTAAAATTGCAAGAACCGTGAGTTCCTCAGCTAATAATATAGGATGGTTTCATTTGCTGCACTTTTCTACATTGTTAGTGTGTTTATTCTTAAGAAATgttgtaatatataaaaattaataaattaataagtaTAATTCAGATATAATGGTTACTTTCACtatattttgttagcataaaTCTCAAGTTTTAACGGTCAATACCATATATCCCaaacaattaattttttgatgatgCAATACCtgtaaatatacataatatacataatatgcTAAATAAAGATTAAGAATCTAATGTTAATATTGGTTTAGTTCATTTTCCGACctcattttaatgaaaattttaaaaatttacccgcacgcgaagcgcgggcataattccctagttttgtaaatattttcaaaGGTTTGGTATTTTGACAAAATATCTGAAAAGAATGTAGTATTTTTGTTAGAAAAATTGTTTGGACTTGGGTATTTATGGGAAACCCCacgaaaaaattgatttaagaCTTTTTTAAAGAGATGTCAGTGAACTGATTTAACATAGTATaggaaatttttagaaaatgtgtttattttcaaaaaattgagaaatatAACCAACTTCACAAAAGTGAAAGTTGCATATGAGTTTGTGTCGTATTTTTCACAAGAAATTATAATTCGgatgtttttgaaaaaatttattaCATGTTTGAAAACCTATTTTATAATTTGGATATATTtgaggaaaaatatatatttatatgtttttatgaaCATTAGCTAAAAATACTCTTTTGTATGTTATTATTGGGCATTAACTTCAATATTTTGTTCTAATATACTATGTTGTTCACGAGCattttttataatcaaattaatattGACATAATTCTTATTAAAATTATGTGTTagactaataaaaattaaaatcaacaagaatatattaattaaatattcatgCTAGGAAAATTGACTTCAGtttttcttcaaaatctcaACATAGTAAGATCACAATGTATATCAGTGTTAGGGATAAATAACACGTGATCTTTCATGCTTATAGAATACAAGTATTCAATCAATATGAGTAATCATGTATGCAAAATGATGGTACAGGGAATTGAAAAATGTGGATAAATATCCAAGTCATGTATGCAAAATGATGGTATATCAATGTTAGGGATAAATAACACGTGATCTTCCATGCTTATAGAATACAAGCATTCAGTGAATATGAGTAATCATGTATGCAGAATGATGGTATAGGGTATTGAAAAATGTGGATAAATATCCAAGTCATTTCAcgttcaaaatttaattaaacattgtTTACATATTTACAATATGTTGTGTTTGAACCGAATATTTTCTCTTTAAGAGTTTTTCAAGTCATATGAAATACTCAAAATAACTAGGAACAATTATAGTCAATTCGTGATAGTAATATAGATGTTCTAACATTTATCcaatattaaaatgataaaaaatttaatttatatatttacatttatatatctatatataaagaaaaatctTATGATATGGCATCTCTACGAATCtcatttttgttaattttgagGTTCGTCTGTGCTTTGTACATCTTGTTTgtgattaaaattgataattaaaattttctctaaattaataatagAGCTTATTGCAATTCGCACCCCTAGACTTCGGCCCAAAATCACTTTAGTATGCAGACTTTAGATAATTGCACTTCGCCATCCGCAGGTATATTGTGCGCGGCAATTTGCAAACCTTCCGTCAATCTCcgttaaatatttatgtttaacGTTACTTTAGACGGGGTAAAATGGGAAAATCCACTTCTAACAGTCTTCTTCCCCCATTTGCTTTATATAAACTCTAATCTCATGTTTATTAGCCCTAATTTACTTGTTTTTTGTATCAACTGGAGAAAAGATGAGGGAGGAGTGTGCTTGTGTAAACACTTTGCTTGATTTTGTCCGAACAAATCTGACCGCCTGGTCATCCAGATCATATGCATTACAACAATCCAAGCCATGTGATTCATTGTGTATCAAAACTTCGTCAAGCAGGTATTAAACTCAAACCTGAAAAGGCCACAAGTTTTTTGGTGATAAAGTTTAGTCACGGTGTGCTGGAAATGCCATCTATCACAATGGACGATTTCATGGGTTCCTTCTTGATTAATTGCGTGGCTTATGCAGGTTGTTGCCCAGAAAACGTGACTGAATCATCTCATGAAAGAATAACGGAGGACAACCTTTTGATCATGATCAAATAAGAAGCTGGAAATCTGAGATTTTAAATTTCCAATTATTAAACTGCTAATTAACCCACTAATAGTGGGttaattctttaattttttttaaatgtcaaAACTACCTTCAACTTTTTAACAGAACCGTTAATTTTTGACGGAAGGGTTGCAAATTGCCGCGCACAAAATACCCGTGAGTGGCGAAGTGCAATTATCTAAAGTCTGCATACTAAAGTGTTTTTGGGCTGAAGTCTAAGGGTGTGAATTGCAATAAGCTCTTAATAATATCTCAGAGTCCTTCTCCTCCccattaataattttcaaactaTAGAGCTGTTTAATAACACTTAATAGCCTCTTAACAGTCATTTTATTTGACCGATCAGgggtttattttttaattcattaTCAAACGTACTTAATGAAATCAAAACACACTTATTGGACAAGCGTGTGGATTCTCACTTGTTGGGGAAGCGAGACTCAGAATATGATTTTCAATATATTCCCTCAAACTCAttactctttatttattttttccttCCCATTCCACGCTACTTTATTCATGTGCAcatcatttttctttaaaaagatGAATAGATTAATCTTTGATATATGGGCTTTCTACAAGGTTCTCGAGTAAACAAGTTTAacagtaaaataataaatatattgtcatTCAAATATTTTCATGATTGTTCAAACAATAATTATCTTTtagtaaaattttcatttaggcAAGTTTTTCATTCAATgtcgaaaaatataataactcaACATTATTTATTCGGATTTATCAAACAACGTTGAACCTCATTTAGAGTGTTGTTATATGTGATTTGTATTACACACTGTCAAGAAAGTGAATACGTTTTAAAGAGATAGTTATTAGCAAaagatttgattatttattgattatttcatgtttttgtttattaaaaatttaattactgGTTTGTATGTGACCGCTAAAATTGAGGGGGTCACGCCCCAtgataataaacatatatataataaattatatcatcATACAACGATGTACTTCCATCCATTACGTATATGTACGTTAATATAAAGAATATGCGGATCATTACTATTATACTTATtttctataaaaataatttattaatattgatatattctaatctttattcttattatacttatatttaatttatttttacgcACCACATGCACGAATTAGTTCCCGTCTTTTAGAAAAATCACGCGTCAAACACCTCTCTGCATTTTATGGCAAGTACAGGGAGGTTtaacaatcatcaatatacttatataaaggagaagcgaggggcgtgtaggtgacgCCTCTCAGACagcttcgttctatttttctaattttttggaatttttggatgaaaaatatcaaaaaataaaaatgatcttttttagtttcggatatattggaagtAAGTTTTAAActatctttttcaaaatatcaatagTAAAAATTGTCTAccttaataaatttcaaatcagagtttcaatttttttgaaattattttgatatcgAAAAAGGCTTACTTTTCTTCCAAGACTATGACCATAATTTTGGAAAGGTGTATATCAAAaccagaaaatatttttaataagccggttttttctcaaatcaacacctataaattgaggtcagacatcataaaatttaacataaacaatttttttgtgcTTTTTTGCCATCTAATACAGCAATGAGTTATACTATGATGGATGTTTTGAATGGTGATAGAGATGATTACCTGatgagagtaagagtttgtcgggtgAGAGTCGAGAAATCCAAACATGAGAggagaatatagtcttgacatgatattgatggatgaaaagctgaataaattaactgttagtgatatatgtttgttggttattcttatataatatttgttttgttcatcggacatgtattttgttgttaatttttatatggttcACTTTGTATactggaaaatattattcatgcaacacTTTCACAAAATCTGTTTGATATGCAAGATGCTTTGAAtgacgatagagatgattggctGATAAGAGTAAGAGTTGTCGGACATGGGaatcgacaaatccaaacataaaagaaaatataggcttgacatgatattgatggatgaaaaggTCAAAAAATTAACTGTTagtaatatatgtttgttgctattcttttataatatttgttttgttcatgggacatgtttgttgttcttaatttttatgaaaaaggCTTACTTTTCTTCCAAgactattatcatatttttgaaaaatgtggATATAAAAACACTAGCATGGATTTGAATTCCTACATCCCGACATGATTAATGCTCGTATTAATGACAAGGATATACTCTCtgagtattttttttcttactcaagatgtttataatatgaaatttatttaattctacaaatattaattttgaatcattaatataatatttataagtgccgcaaatttattttaatttacaaatattaattttaaatcattaatataatttttatagaccgccgcaacgcgggTTCTCAACCAGTAACTTTGTGTTTCAGGAATCACAACTGACAAGCTTTTTTGTTACGGtttcttaaataatttaatttaacggACATATAAGTCTAGCTTGTTCTTTATTACAGAAAGCAAACAAAAACGATTACTACTGGACAGCTGTTGATACAACAGTGTATCTGGAGGCTAACACGTGGAATATAATATATGTCACCAGAAACACCTAACTCACTTGCTCATCTTACAAATGGCAACAACTCTTCAATCTTTTCTCTATCCAAAACTCCACAATTACACCACcaacaattttattattataaattcctTCTTCAACACCACTAAACTCCATTCTATGCTCAGAAAACTCAACTCGTCTCCCTCAATTCGCCATTTTCTTGCTCATAATCGGAAAAAGATAAGGACTCTAGCACACCCATTTGATCAAACTTCAAGATTTCCACTGTTTTCACCCTTAAATTCTCCAAAGATTCAGTCTACTGAAAGGGGTTTTACTGATATTTCAATGGCAAATCAAGAATCCGCTTCTAGTTCTTCACAGGGCCATAAGTATACCAATCGTTTAGCTACGGAGCATAGTCCTTATCTTTTTCAACATGCCCATAATCCTGTAtgtgactctctctctctctctctctctctctctctctctctctctctgtctgtcTCCCCTTCctccctctcctctctctctctctctctctctctccctcccccttctctcccccccccccccaatatTTCCACACCACACACATatctaattatatttattaaattttgtaatcaAGTATTAATTGTATCtaattaagaggggtgtattcgattgggattttaatggattgtttttagtctatggattttaatggattaatggattgtgtctgattttgattttgtgcggattcttgacaTTTATCGCAGagatgataggatttaagcacaatgcttcaaaatcccattgattttgatggaatttcaaaaaacttaaaatacactgaagaatgccacaaaatccatcattttatgaaatgcaaaaaaatccatcagcatttgaataccatcagattttaatggattttaaacaatcctaattgaataccatcggattttaaagcataatttaaaatcccaattgaataccaccagattttgtagcataatctgaaatcccaattgaattcctcaagattttaatggatttcaaacaatcccaatcgaatgccctcggatttcatgaatgcaaaaaaatgctttaaaatcccaatccaatacacccatCTAAAGAGTTTTTCTTTGATTACTAATTCAGTGTAAGTTGATTAGTTTATGCAAGTTAATCTTGCTGCAATTGTCAAAAGTAATTGACTGAGTGACAAGTAATTGCAAAGTGTTTAGGTTTAAGATGAACCCTCCTtttaatgaaattctaatttcttaAACGATGAAGGTGAATTGGTATCCATGGGGTGAAGAGGCATTCAAAGAAGCTCGCAAGAGAGACGTGCCCATCTTCTTATCAAGTATAGTCTTATTTATAGTGGAGACTACTGTATCTGTATGACCTGTGTGTTTCGTGATTGTTTACTATTTTAGTTCCATCTGATGTCATGTTTCTTATTTGCTTATTTTCTGCCTCTGAAACTTTTATGCTCTGGAAGTTGGATACAGCACCTGTCACTGGTAAGGCTCTCAGTTCTCACGACATTATGAGATCATATATGTACTACGGCTGCCAATGTATGCCagaaaatattgatttgttattGACCAACTGATAGGTGTCATGTGATGGAGGTGGAATCGTTTGAGAATGAAGATATTGCCAAATTGCTTAATGATTGGTTCGTCAGTATTAAGGTTTTAATAACACTCACTTTATGGTTTTAtacgtattttaagattattGACCGCATAtagcaaatataaaaaataaaaatctacgGCATGATAGTAATTAGTGATAAATTTGTTATAGTTTCTAAAGAGCAGTTTGTGTTTCGTGTTGAACTATAAGTCTATAACTTAGTGGGATAAATCAATTTGCTTTCTAGAATATGGAAAACAATGTTTAACATCACTTTTTACTGAAAGATTGTGGTAAATGATAATCAAACATAGATAAATTCTTTTTATGCAAACAGTTATGAAAGTAAGGAGATAATGTTTAATGTTTTTTAGTTGGTCTTACCCGTTTCCAAAACTTTTCTATATGATCAGAAGTCAGAAAATTTGGAGCTGATAGGTACTTGCAAAGTCCTGTTATAAGTGCGGTTGATTATCATGTTAACCAAGTAATcgacaaattttttataaaattcaatttcaTGTACAGGTTTGGCTGTTAATAAGCTATGGCGAATATCTCTAAGAATTTTTTTCAACCATCTTATACCGTTAACATGTTTCCCAACAGGTTGATCGAGAAGAACGTCCGGATGTCGATAAGGTAATTGTACAGTTTAATAAGTACATTTAGGTGTTAACTGGTGTAACTTAAGCTAGTCCTTGTAGCTTAAGCTGCTATTGTTATCTTGCTGTCCCCCTTGCCATGAGCAACCCTTTATGTACTTCTACAGCAAGATGACATCACATGTTCTTGTTTCTAAATATCGCCCATGTGAAAAATGTGTATCCATGAAAAAAATGAATTCGAGAATACTATATTGCCATACTACAAATGTATGTTTATCTATGTATATGTCAGCGGGAGGTCATCAAATCTGCCAATGGCATTAGGTAGCATTATGATAGCATTCTACTGGGGTTTAAAAACTTAATCGGACAGATCTTGTGTTAGAGTTTTAGTAGATGTAGTGCTCCTGCTGAGTTATCTTTCCACGCAGGTATACATGACATATGTGCAGGCATTGTATGGGCGTGGGGGATGGCCCCTAAGTGCTTTCCTTTCACCTGATCTTAAGCCTTTAATGGGTGGCACTTACTTCCCTCCTGAAGACAAGTTTGGAAGGCCTGGGTTCAAAACTGTACTGAGGTAGATGAGGTCACAACCATGGAAGTCCAGTATATATAACTCATAGGGTTTAATAAATTCTTTTCTCTGTTCTCATACTTATGCTGTTGCAGAAAGGTAAAAGATGCTTGGGATAGCAAGAGGGACGTGCTTATTCAAAGTGGCACTTTTGCCATTGAACAACTGTCAGAAGCAATGTCTGTGAAGGCAGAGTCCTATAAAATATCAGAGGGGATAACTCAAAGTGCTTTACACAAGTGTGCAAAGCAGGTATGTATCTACCAGCCTATAgctatttttatgtatattctCTAGCAGGCGTAAATGTATTGCTCGAGTGTGCATAATACTTTTCAGCATTTATCTGTGTACCAGGGATTTTAAAGATCAGTCTACTGTGAGTTTTGTCTTACTGATCTTAATATTTGTTGCTGCTGGTCAATCTGTCAATagcagtttaaaattttatattttcccAACGACCTAATTTTGATGCCTCTGATTACAGTCTGTATTGACCATCCATTCAGAATTTCATAGGCCTTCTAAACATTGGAAAGACAACAGGTTTAAGTTCATGTTTGATTTTGAGTAAGTCATCCCCCTTAATAGATTTAAGTATTTAACTGATTGATGCAGTAGCAGAGTTAGAGTCTATTGAACATATAAAATTGCCAGTTGCTGAACACTATTTTCTTCGTTGAGAAATTATAGGATCTGCAGCCTTTGAACGTTCTTGTAGCTGAGATGTCCATAGATTCATATTTCTTGACAACTGTCAAGTTCTTTTTTTGTTCGCTACGTCATTTCTCAAATATACAGGCTTCACATTATTAAAGATCAATATATTGATTCCTTTCGCAGTTAGCTGCGAGCTATGATTCACAATATGGTGGCTTTGGCACTTATCCAAAGTTTCCTCGGCCAGTTGAGGTTCAATTAATGCTTTACCAGTCCAAGAGGTTGGAAGAAGCTGGAAAATCTGGCGAGGCAAAGGAATATCTGGATATGGTGCTTTTTACTCTGCAATGTATGGCAAGGGGAGGAATCCATGACCATGTTGGCGGTGGCTTTCACAGATATAGCGTGGATGAATGCTGGCACGGTgggttcattttttttatctcaACTAAGATTAAGAAAGTCTTAGGGAGAGGACAAAATGAAAAAAAGTTTGTGCTGGGTTTGGTGCATATTGCTTAATTATGTAGTTGGTGTTCTTCTTTATTGCTGATGGTGGATGCTTTTCTTATTAAGTTTTCAATTCCTTGCAGTTCCACATTTTGAGAAAATGTTGTATGATCAAGGACAACTGGCTAATGCTTACTTAGATGTCTTTTCTATTACAAAAGATGTCTTATATTCATGTGTGGCTCGAGATATTCTTGATTATATACGAAGAGATATGATTGGTCCGAATGGGGAAATTTATTCAGCAGAGGATGCCGACAGTGCTGAGACTGAAAATGCTTCAGGGAAGAAGGAAGGTGCCTTTTATGTCTGGACAAGTAGTGAGGTATATTCACCATCATCTCTGATATCAGCCCTGGATTTTCTGTAGGTTCTGTATGTTTGGAACATGCTTTGGAGTGGATGTATGACAAGCTTGAGTTCTAATTAAGCACAAATGATGGAATCTGTTATCTCATTGAACAATGTTACTACTTCTGTATACAATGCGCAAGTCTTAATTGAACATCTTTTAACTACTAGTTACATTGTAATGTATTCATTATAAATGAACAGTGCATAGCCTGCccattattttacttttttgctTCTCTGGCCGTATTTTTTGTTTCTAGAGCCGTCACTGCTCTTCCAAGCTCTTTAAGCTTTATAATACAGTAATGTATTGTCAGTTCTGATATGTTTCTGTGCTAATATATCCGCCTGCTTTGAAGGTTGAGGACATAGTGGAAAGCCATGCTGATCTTTTGAAGGAACATTATTATATAAAGTCATCAGGAAACTGTGATCTATCTTCTAGTAGTGATCCGCATAATGAGTTCAGTTCAAAAAATGTGCTTATTGAAAGAAATAGTACTTCTGCATTGGCATCAAAGTTGGGAATTTCTCAGGAGCAGTATCTTGAAATTCTTGGTGAATGCAGGCGGAAACTCTTTGCTATAAGATCAAAGCGGCCCAGGCCACACTTGGATGATAaggtttttcattttcttttccttatttCACTTTAGGAAGTCGTTAATGtgataactttttttaaaacaatattgCCACAAATGTTAAGAGGTTATATATTTTAGGTCATTGTAGCATGGAATGGACTCACAATTTCGGCATTTGCTAGAGCCTCTAAGGTGTTAAAAGGTGAACCTAATGGAACAAAGTTCTACTTCCCAGTTGACGGTGCCAATGTAAGACAGATATAAGCCTTTTGTTTTACTGAAGTTTGCTTTAGTGGTGCTTTGTTGGTGAATACCACTGATGAACTTCTAGTCAAATTCATCTGGTTTGTGATTTTGTAGGAGAGACATGTTTGGTCCATTATTAATTCTTAGTTACCGTAAATTATGACTTCTGTTATAGTGGATTTAATGCGTATGAGTATTTGTTAAAGAATGTTGAGCATTATTATTCTTTGGTCCAGCCAAGCTGCAACCAGCTGAcgctttttttcttctttctaAAATCAGCCAAGTGACTACATGGGAGCTGCAAGAAAAGCTGCTACTTTTATTAGAAAGAAACTGTACAATGATCAGATGCGTAGATTAGAACACAGTTACAGAAATGGCCCATCTAAAGCACCTGGATTCTTGGATGATTACGCCTTTCTGATACAAGGGCTGCTGGATGTTTATGAATGTGGCGGTGAAGTCTCGTGGCTAGCTTGGGCAGTTGAACTGCAAGATACACAGGCAAAGCAATAAATCCTTTCGTTTGGCCATACTTGCcaaaaaattattctttaataTTGTTTCTCGTTTCTTGTTTAATAGGATGAATTGTTTCTCGACAAAGAAGGAGGTGGTTACTATAATACCGC
Coding sequences:
- the LOC108222933 gene encoding uncharacterized protein LOC108222933 isoform X1 gives rise to the protein MATTLQSFLYPKLHNYTTNNFIIINSFFNTTKLHSMLRKLNSSPSIRHFLAHNRKKIRTLAHPFDQTSRFPLFSPLNSPKIQSTERGFTDISMANQESASSSSQGHKYTNRLATEHSPYLFQHAHNPVNWYPWGEEAFKEARKRDVPIFLSIGYSTCHWCHVMEVESFENEDIAKLLNDWFVSIKVDREERPDVDKVYMTYVQALYGRGGWPLSAFLSPDLKPLMGGTYFPPEDKFGRPGFKTVLRKVKDAWDSKRDVLIQSGTFAIEQLSEAMSVKAESYKISEGITQSALHKCAKQLAASYDSQYGGFGTYPKFPRPVEVQLMLYQSKRLEEAGKSGEAKEYLDMVLFTLQCMARGGIHDHVGGGFHRYSVDECWHVPHFEKMLYDQGQLANAYLDVFSITKDVLYSCVARDILDYIRRDMIGPNGEIYSAEDADSAETENASGKKEGAFYVWTSSEVEDIVESHADLLKEHYYIKSSGNCDLSSSSDPHNEFSSKNVLIERNSTSALASKLGISQEQYLEILGECRRKLFAIRSKRPRPHLDDKVIVAWNGLTISAFARASKVLKGEPNGTKFYFPVDGANPSDYMGAARKAATFIRKKLYNDQMRRLEHSYRNGPSKAPGFLDDYAFLIQGLLDVYECGGEVSWLAWAVELQDTQDELFLDKEGGGYYNTAGDDPSVLLRVKEDHDGAEPSGNSVSVINLVRLANMVTGDKSDQYKRTAEHLLAVFEKRLKDAAVAVPLMCCAADMLSVPSRKQVVLVGSKLLPEFENMLAAAHASYEPNKTVIHIDPADMEEMDFWETNNADIALMGKNAFVSGKVVGLVCQNFTCSSPVTNPSDLEALLLEKLVRAA
- the LOC108222933 gene encoding uncharacterized protein LOC108222933 isoform X2; translation: MEVESFENEDIAKLLNDWFVSIKVDREERPDVDKVYMTYVQALYGRGGWPLSAFLSPDLKPLMGGTYFPPEDKFGRPGFKTVLRKVKDAWDSKRDVLIQSGTFAIEQLSEAMSVKAESYKISEGITQSALHKCAKQLAASYDSQYGGFGTYPKFPRPVEVQLMLYQSKRLEEAGKSGEAKEYLDMVLFTLQCMARGGIHDHVGGGFHRYSVDECWHVPHFEKMLYDQGQLANAYLDVFSITKDVLYSCVARDILDYIRRDMIGPNGEIYSAEDADSAETENASGKKEGAFYVWTSSEVEDIVESHADLLKEHYYIKSSGNCDLSSSSDPHNEFSSKNVLIERNSTSALASKLGISQEQYLEILGECRRKLFAIRSKRPRPHLDDKVIVAWNGLTISAFARASKVLKGEPNGTKFYFPVDGANPSDYMGAARKAATFIRKKLYNDQMRRLEHSYRNGPSKAPGFLDDYAFLIQGLLDVYECGGEVSWLAWAVELQDTQDELFLDKEGGGYYNTAGDDPSVLLRVKEDHDGAEPSGNSVSVINLVRLANMVTGDKSDQYKRTAEHLLAVFEKRLKDAAVAVPLMCCAADMLSVPSRKQVVLVGSKLLPEFENMLAAAHASYEPNKTVIHIDPADMEEMDFWETNNADIALMGKNAFVSGKVVGLVCQNFTCSSPVTNPSDLEALLLEKLVRAA